ACGAGTTCCTCCGAGAGCGCGCTGCCGCAGCTTATGGAGAAGCTTGAGCGGCTCGGCTGCTCGAAATCCGTCGTCGGTCTCGTTGTCCCCACGGGCTATTCCTTCAACCTCGACGGCACCAACATCTATATGACGCTCGCGACCCTGTTCATCGCGCAGGCGCTGGGTTACGACCTCACCCTCGGCCAGCAGCTCACCATCCTGCTCGTGGCGCTGCTCACCTCGAAGGGCGCCAGCGGTGTCACGGGCGCAGGATTCATCACCCTTGCGGCGACATTGGCCGTGGTCAATCCGGCTCTCGTGCCGGGCATGGCCGTCATCCTCGGCATCGACAAGTTCATGAGCGAGGTGCGCGCACTCACCAACATCACCGGGAACGGCATCGCGACCGTCATCGTCGCGTGGTGGGAGGGCGAGCTCGACCGTGAAAAGCTCAATGCGGGCCTCACCCGTGAGATCGACCCGTCCGATATAGAGACGGCCGTGACGACGGACTGAGCTCCGAGCTCACGAGCTGGCGCCCGCTTCCGCCGATGCGACGTGCTGGGCTCTCGCCGGATCCGGTTTGGAAAAGCGCTTGGCGCCCGCCACGCAGAGGATCACCCCGAGGGTCACGGCGATCATCGGCCAGCCCACAGCCTCGTTCAGGAGCACGGCCGACCATGCGAGGCCGAAGAAGGGCTGGAGGAGCTGCAATTGCCCGACGCCCGCAATGCCGCCGAGCGCCAGCCCGCGATACCAGAAGACGAAGCCGATCAGCATGGAAAACAGGGACACATAGGCAAGGCTCAGCCATGCGGGCAGGCCGATTGCGGACCAGGAGGAGGGCAGGGTGAGGAGCGACAGCGCGACCATGAAGGGGAGGGACAACACCAGCGCCCAGGAGATGACCTGCCACCCGCCCAGACGCCGGGCGAGCGTCGCGCCCTCCGCGTAGCCGAGGCCGCAGAGGAGGACCGCCGCCAACATCAAGAGGTCGCCGACCGGCGAAGCCGAGACACCTTGGAACAGGGCGAACCCCGCGACGAGGCATCCGCCGATCCCGGAGAAGATCCAGAAGGCGGGCCTGGGCCGCTCTTTACCGCGCACGACGCCAAAGATAGCCGTAGCCAGCGGCAGGAGCCCGATGAACACGATGGAATGAGCCGCGGTGACATGCCGAAGGGCCAGTGCCGTCAGCAGCGGAAAGCCGACCACCACGCCAAGGCTCACGATGGTGAGCGGCAGGAGATCGCGACGTGCCGGCCGCGCCTGGCGAAGGGCAATTAGAAGCGCTGCGCCGAGCAGGCCAGCGATGGAGGCCCGGGCCACGGTCAGGAACAGCGGATCGAGATCGGCCACCGCGATCCGCGTTGCCGGGAGGGATCCGCTGAAGATCAGCACCCCGAGAAACCCACTGAGCCAGCCTTCCGTCGTCTTGTCCATGTCCGAACCTCCTGGGCCGATTTCAACCGAGCGGGATCGCATTTCCAGAGACAGTGCAGTACAGTTATACTAAACTGTCTTGTAGGGAAGGGCGGTACAGTGGACGATCTTTCTCCGACCAAGGCTGATGGAACGCTCGTCGAGCGGGTGATGCTCTCGATCCGGGACCAGATCGCCCGTCGCTCCCTGACGCCCGGTGCGAAGCTCCCATCGATCCGCGCCGTTGCCCGAACCATGCGGGTGTCCAAATCCACCGTCGTGGAAGCCTACGATCGTTTGGCGGCGGAAGGGGTGATCCGCTCCCGCCCCGGCTCCGGATTCTACAGCGCGGCACCGCTGGCGCCTCTGTCGCTGGCGGAGCTCGCGCCGCGTCTCGACCGCGCCATCGATCCGTTTTGGGTCTCGAGGCAATCCCTTGAGGCGAAGGACGAGGTACTCAAACCCGGCTGCGGCTGGCTGCCGGGCACCTGGATGCCCGAGGAAGAGACACGCCGCGCCTTGCGGAGCCTCGCGCGAACGAAGGACATGGCTGCGCTCACGGATTACGGCACGCCGCTCGGATTGGGCTCCCTGCGCCAACTCCTCTCGCGGCGCATGGCCGAGCAGGGGTTCGAAGCGCGGCCAGAGCAGATCCTGCTGACGGATTCGGGTACGCAGGCGATCGATCTCGTGTGCCGGCTCCTCGTCCAGCCCGGCGATGTCGTCCTCGTCGACGACCCGTGCTACTTCAACTTCCTCGCCCTCCTGCGAGCCCAGCAGGTTCATGTCATCGGCGTTCCCTATACGCCGGCCGGGCCGAACCTGCAGCTTTTCGAGGAAGCTCTCGCGCGGCATCGACCGCGCCTCTACATCACGAATTCCGGCCTGCACAACCCGACCGGGGCCTCGCTCTCGGCCGGCACGGCGCACAGGCTCCTCAGGCTCGCTGAAGACCACGATCTGATCGTGATCGAGGACGATATCTTCGCCGATTTCGAGGTCGAGCCCGCCGCCCGTCTCGCGGCGCTCGACGGCCTCGACCGCGTCGTGCGGATCGGCAGCTTCTCCAAAACCCTCTCGGCCTCCTTCCGCTGCGGCTACATCGCCGCGCGTCGGGATTGGATCGACAAACTCACCGATCTGCGCATCGCCACCGGTTTTGCGAGCAGTCGCCTTTCGGAGGAACTCGTCTTCTGCGTCCTGGGCAGCAGCGGCTACCGGAAATACCTGGAGGCACTGCGCATGCGGCTCGGCAGTGCCATGGTGGCGGTGGCCGCGCGTCTGCGATCCCTCGATATTGAGCCCTGGGTGATGCCGAAAGCCGGTATGCTCGTCTGGTGCAGGCTCCCACATGGACTCGACGCCGCCGAGGTGGCACGCCACGCGTTGAGCGAGGGCGTCGTGCTCGCACCAGGCAACGTGTTCAGCGCGTCGCAGACGGCCTCGGGCTTCATGCGCTTCAACGTGGCTCAGTGCATGGATGACAGGATTTTCGCCGTGATCGAAAAGGCGATGCGGCAAGCCGCGTGAGGCGAGGGCGATTGAAAGGAGATGAAGCGATGGCGGATCATGATGAAGTGCGGAACGGGCAATGCCGGTGCGGGCAGGTGAGGTTTCGCATCAGGGGCGCGCCCATTGTCACCATGGCGTGTCACTGCACCGGTTGCCAGCGCATGACCGCGAGCGCCTTTTCCCTGAGCGTCCTGTATCCGAGCGATCAAGTCGAAGTCGTCCAGGGCGAACCTGTCATCGGCGGTCTGCACGGCGCGACACGCCATTTCTTCTGCCAGCATTGTATGAGCTGGCTCTTCACCCGGCCCGACGGCATGGACGAGTTCGTCAATGTGCGCACTACCATGCTGGACGACACATCCGGTCTGGCGCCGTTCATCGAAACCTGGACACGCGAGAAGCTGCCCTGGGCCGTGACGCCAGCGATTCACAGCTTCGAGGCCCTGCCGCCGATGGAGCAATATCCGGCCCTAGTCGCCGAGTTTACGGAGCGTCGAGGCCTCGGTGGTGAGTTCGCGCAATAAGATTTCTAAGAGCCTGATCTAATGCCGGGGCAATGTGCTTTCGAGAATACACTCCTGTACCCGTTCAACGTGACCTTGCGATGCATCTTCGAACGATGCCGCTGCAGCCATGGCAGTCGAAGGGCAGGGCGGATCGGAACATTGTCTCGATGCCACGACAATGTAATCTGGTGACCCGACTATTGAGAAGCGCGTCGTCGGGCGCGAAAAAGGTGATGGATGAACCCGCTCGTATTCCGTTCCGACTATGCACATTCCAGAGAGGGATTGTCGGAACTGACACGGCTCATATACGACGTATTCGAGGTCGATGTTTCGCCGCTGGACCGGTTGGGCCATGATCCGAGCGTTGTCGCGTTCGGTTGGTGGCTCGGGGGGCAGTTGGTGGCCAATGTCAGCCTCTATGAGCGGCGGCTATGGCTCTTGGGAGAACAGGTCCAAGCCTTCGGCGTTCAATCCGTTGCGGTTCGACCAGAGTGGCGAGGGAAAGGTTTGTTTCGCGATCTGATGCGGCGAGCGCTCAGTTACGCCGATGCGCGGGCGGATCTCGTGATCCTGGGAACCGGCACGCCGGATCTCTATACGCCGTTCGGCTTCCGTCAGATCCTGGAAACGACGTTCAGTGCCAGTCTAGCCCCGAAGCCGGCGAAGCCCGCATACCGTCTTTTGACGCTCGCCGAGGACCGGGATGTCGCGTTACTGAAGGATCTCTTCGCCCGTCGGAGCCCAACGTCGCAGGTGGCATCGGCCTGCGATCACCCGGCCTTGTTCATGTTGATGGCGGTTACGGCGCCTGAAATGGAATTGATCCACTTGTCCGATCTCGACGCGGTCGTCGCGGTCGAAGGGCGGCAGGAAACATCGATGACACTGCTCGATATCGTTGCACCATCGATCCCATCGCTCGACGCAATCGTTTCAGCGTTGGGCTATGCCGGTGAGCGGATCGAGGTGCATCTGACGCCTGATCGGCTCTCGTGGACGCCCGAGCGGGAAACACGGATCGACAACGGCCACATGGTTCGCGGCGTCTTCTCACCAGAGGCGCATCCATTTATGTTGTCCGGGATGCAGATTTAACCCGGAAGCATGACGGCTCGATGCGGCAGGGGACGAGAGGGCAGCCATGCCCAATGCCAACGCAAGATAGAGGTGTCCCGCTTCCGGCCGAGTGAGGCTGATCCGACCTCCGGGAGAGCTCAGGCGGTATGCCTGATCGAGGTCGAATATCTGTTTGTCGGCCTGCACCCATGCCGCCGAAGTAAGCACCACCATCTTGGTGCCGCATGGTTTTAATCTGCGTAAAACCTCTGAATCCTGGCGCGAGTTCAGGGTTTGACCTAATGGCACAACGGTACGCGGCAGTCGCATAATGACACATCGGGACGGAGGTTTCGGGGCTGCCACAGCACCTGTTCCGTCTACCGGTCCGCCCGTTGCCGATTGTTATCCTTGAGTGATCGAGCGCGTACCCAGACTAGCTCCAGCGCATGCCAACGCACGCTAAGAGAACGGGGCACCCCATGATCAACGATGTGACAAAGATGCAGCAGAATGGCATCCAAGCGGATGAGGCGGGCCATGGCCTCAACCGACGCAAGCTACTTCTGACGGGTACCGCGATCGCGGCCGCCATGGCGGTCGGCAACGAAGCATCGAGCCAGCCCGCACCATCGCAGCCCCGACCGGCCACGCCATCGGGGCGGCCGCCGAACATCCTCGTCATCTGGGGCGATGACATCGGCTGGCAGAATGTGTCCGCCTACGGCATGGGAACGATGGGCTACACGACCCCCAACATCGACCGCATCGGCAACGATGGCATCCGCTTCACCGACCATTACGCGCAGCCGAGCTGCACCGCAGGACGCGCGGCCTTCATCACGGGTCAGTATCCGATCCGTTCCGGCATGACCACCGTCGGACAGCCCGGCTCGGCGCTGGGCTTGCAGGCCGCCTCGCCTTGCCTCGCCGAGGTGATGAAGGCGGCGGGATACCGGACCGGGCAGTTCGGCAAGAACCATCTCGGTGACCGCAACGAGCATCTGCCGACGGTCCACGGCTTCGACGAGTTCTTCGGCAATCTCTACCATCTCAACACGCAGGAGGAGTCCGAGCAGCGGGATTACCAGCGCTTCGGCAGGGCCTTCTCCGGCAACATCGAGGACTATGAGAAGCGCTTCGGCACACGCGGCGTGTTGCATGCCAGGGCAAGCACAAGGGACGACCCGACGGAGGATCCACGCTTCGGGCGAGTGGGCAAGCAGACGATCGAGGACACGGGTCCCTTGACGCAGGAGCGGATGAAAAATTTCGATGAAGGCGAGGTCATTCCGAAGGCGCTCGCCTTCATGGGGGCCGCGAGACAGGCGAATGAGCCCTTCTTCGTCTGGCTCAACACAAGCCGCATGCATCTTTATACGAGGCTGAACGACAAGTGGCGCTACGCCGCAGAAACCTACACGTCCGAAGCCGACTTCCACGGATCCGGGATGTTGCAGCACGACCATGATATCGGCCTGGTCCTCGACTGGCTCGATCAGCAGGGTCTCGCGGACAACACCGTTGTCTGGTACTCGACCGACAATGGGCCCGAGCACTCGTCGTGGCCTTATGGCGGAACAACCCCGTTCCGCGGCGAGAAGATGACCACCTACGAGGGCGGCGTCAGGGTCATCTCTATGGTGCGCTGGCCGGCTGCGCTGCCGAAAGGCAAGGTGCTCAACGGCATCCAGGCGCACCAGGACATGTTCACCACGCTTGCAGCCGCAGCGGGCATCGCCGACGTCAACGCCAGGATGTTGCAGGACAAGAAGCAATACATCGACGGCGTCAACAATCTGGCCTACTGGAAGGGGGACGCCGCCGATTCCCAACGCAACCACATCTTCCACTACTACGAGAGCAAGCTGACCGCAGTGCGCATGGGGCCGTGGAAATTCCACTTCTCCACGAAGGAGGATTACTACGCCGACGTGCTGCCGAGGACGGTTCCGCTCGTCTTCAATATCCGCATGGACCCGTTCGAGAGCTTTTCCTCGGCGGATGCCTACGGCCACCTGATGCAGAAGGTGTCCTGGCTGATCCAGCCCATGGGCGTCCTGATGCAGCAGCATCTGAAAACGCTGGCGGATTACCCGCCCGTCCAAGGAGGCTCATCGTTCGACATGTCCAATGTCGTCGAGCAGTTCATGAGCAAGGCGCAACAGTAGGCGTGCCTCACCGTTTGAGCATATCGCATCAACCCAATTCCAGCAGGCCCAGTGACGCATGCTGTTCATGCCGCATAGTCGATCACCGTCACGTATTGGCCGGCGAGGGGCCCTTGTAATCTCGTTCGGTTCGACGATGAACATCACCTTGCCGGACTGGAGCTTGAGGTTGCAGGCGACCGTGCGCAGTGCACCGACATCTGTGTATGGCAGCCACATCTAAAGTTCGCATAAGATATATTATGGAACTTATATGGGCCGTCGTATTGCCGTATGGCCGTGACATGCTGCCCCCGTCCGTATCCTACCGACCAAGAAGCCAACTCCGGGTCCGAGGGTCGGCAAGATACCGTCCCACTTGGTAACGGATGCGGCGGACGGTCCGTTGGATCGGACCGAGCCGGAAATCGAAACCGTTCCGGTCGCGGCGGTGGCCATCGTGCCCAAGAGCCACCGGCTCGCATTGCACGATGATGGGGATCGGTCGAGGATCAACCCGGCTCTTGTCGTCGTTCCTCGAATAATCTCGCTCGAAGCACCTTTATCCCACATCGCCTGCCTTTTGGTAGCCAACGGTGACGGCGTCGGCCTCGTCAGCTCACGGCATCGGCCACCGCTTTACCGAGCGTTTCGGTAGCGGCGTTTCCACCGAGATCGCGTGTGCGCAGGGTCCGCTCGCTCAGGACCTCTTCGATGGCCCGAACGATGGCGGCGGCGGCCTCCGTCTCTCCCAGATGCTCCAGCATCATCGCGCCCGACCAGATCTGGCCGATAGGGTTCGCGATCCCCTGCCCTGCAATGTCCGGCGCCGACCCGTGGACGGGCTCGAAAAGGGACGGGAAGGTCCGATCCGGGTTGATGTTGCCCGACGGCGCAATGCCGATCGTGCCGGTGCAGGCCGGGCCCAGATCGGACAGGATGTCGCCGAACAGGTTCGAGGCGACGACCACGTCGAACCAGTCCGGGTGCAGCACGAAATGCGCCGTGAGGATGTCGATATGGTACTTGTCCCATGTCACATCGGGATAGTTGCGGGCCATCTCCTCCACACGCTCGTCCCAATAGGGCATCGTGATCGAGATGCCGTTCGATTTGGTCGCGGAGGTCAGGTGCTTCCTGGGCCGCTTCTGCGCCAGATCGAACGCGAACCGCAGGACCCGGTCGACCCCGATGCGCGTCATCACGGTTTCCTGGATCACCACCTCGCGGTCCGTGCCCGGGAACATCTTGCCGCCGACGGAGGAGTACTCGCCCTCGGTGTTCTCACGCACGACCCAGAAGTCGATATCGCCGGGCTTGCGGTTGGCGAGCGGCGTCGGCACGCCGGGCATCAAGCGCACAGGACGCAAGTTGATGTATTGATCGAACTCGCGCCGGAACTGCAACAGCGAGCCCCAGAGCGAGACGTGGTCCGGGATCTTCTCCGGCCAGCCGACGGCGCCGAAGAAGATGGCCTCGTGCGAGCCAATCTGCTGCTTCCAGTCCTCCGGCAGCATGCGCCCGTGCTTGGCATAGTAGTCGTAGGAGGAGAAATCGAAGTGATCGAGCTGCAGCTCGAAACCGAACTTCTTGGCCGCCGCCTCCAGAACCCGCACGCCCTCGGGCGTCGTTTCCTTGCCGATGCCGTCGCCCGGAATGACCGCCAGTCGATACCGCTTCTTCTGTTCAGATGACATGGTAACTCTTGCTATTCGTTGTCAGAGGAATGTGAGGTCGGTTATTCCGCCAACTCGCGCATGACCTTGATCAGGTCCGACTTGCCTTCGAATCCGATGCCCGGAAGGTCGGGCATGACGATATGGCCGTTCTCGACCCGCACGCTGTCCGGGAAGCCGCCATAGGGCTGGAACAGGTCCGGATAGCTCTCATTGCCTCCGAGACCAAGGCCTGCCGCGATGTTAAGGGACATTTGGTGCCCGCCGTGTGGAATACAGCGGGAGGGCGACCAGCCGAACTGCGCCAGCACGTCGAGAGTGCGCAGGTATTCCACGAGCCCATAGGCCAGAGCGCAATCGAATTGCAGCCAGTCGCGATCCGGCCGCATGCCGCCGTAGCGCAGAAGATTCCGGGCATCCTGATGCGAGAACAGGTTCTCGCCGGTCGCCATCGGGCCGGGATAGAACTCGGAGAGCGCGGCCTGGAGCGAATAATCGAGGGGATCGCCCGCTTCCTCGTACCAGAACAGCGGGTAGTTGCGGAGCATCTTGGCATAGGCGATGGCGGTTTCGAGGTCGAAGCGGCCGTTCGCGTCGACGGCGAGCCGCGCCTGCGAGCCGATCTCCGTCAGCACCGCCTCGATCCGGCGCTGGTCCTCTGCAATGGAGGCGCCGCCGATCTTCATCTTCACGACATTGTAGCCCCGGTCGAGATAGCTGCGCATCTCGGCCCGCAAAGCGCTGTCGTCCTTGCCCGGGTAATAGTAGCCGCCAGCGGCATAGACGAAGACCCTCGGGTTGGCCTCGCGCCCCTCACGCTCCGCCAGCAGGCGGAAAAGCGGCTTGCCGGCGATCTTGGCCGTGGCGTCCCAGATCGCCATGTCGAGGGTGCCTACCGCCACCGAGCGCT
This region of Microvirga mediterraneensis genomic DNA includes:
- a CDS encoding DMT family transporter; the protein is MDKTTEGWLSGFLGVLIFSGSLPATRIAVADLDPLFLTVARASIAGLLGAALLIALRQARPARRDLLPLTIVSLGVVVGFPLLTALALRHVTAAHSIVFIGLLPLATAIFGVVRGKERPRPAFWIFSGIGGCLVAGFALFQGVSASPVGDLLMLAAVLLCGLGYAEGATLARRLGGWQVISWALVLSLPFMVALSLLTLPSSWSAIGLPAWLSLAYVSLFSMLIGFVFWYRGLALGGIAGVGQLQLLQPFFGLAWSAVLLNEAVGWPMIAVTLGVILCVAGAKRFSKPDPARAQHVASAEAGASS
- a CDS encoding PLP-dependent aminotransferase family protein translates to MLSIRDQIARRSLTPGAKLPSIRAVARTMRVSKSTVVEAYDRLAAEGVIRSRPGSGFYSAAPLAPLSLAELAPRLDRAIDPFWVSRQSLEAKDEVLKPGCGWLPGTWMPEEETRRALRSLARTKDMAALTDYGTPLGLGSLRQLLSRRMAEQGFEARPEQILLTDSGTQAIDLVCRLLVQPGDVVLVDDPCYFNFLALLRAQQVHVIGVPYTPAGPNLQLFEEALARHRPRLYITNSGLHNPTGASLSAGTAHRLLRLAEDHDLIVIEDDIFADFEVEPAARLAALDGLDRVVRIGSFSKTLSASFRCGYIAARRDWIDKLTDLRIATGFASSRLSEELVFCVLGSSGYRKYLEALRMRLGSAMVAVAARLRSLDIEPWVMPKAGMLVWCRLPHGLDAAEVARHALSEGVVLAPGNVFSASQTASGFMRFNVAQCMDDRIFAVIEKAMRQAA
- a CDS encoding GFA family protein, with translation MADHDEVRNGQCRCGQVRFRIRGAPIVTMACHCTGCQRMTASAFSLSVLYPSDQVEVVQGEPVIGGLHGATRHFFCQHCMSWLFTRPDGMDEFVNVRTTMLDDTSGLAPFIETWTREKLPWAVTPAIHSFEALPPMEQYPALVAEFTERRGLGGEFAQ
- a CDS encoding GNAT family N-acetyltransferase translates to MNPLVFRSDYAHSREGLSELTRLIYDVFEVDVSPLDRLGHDPSVVAFGWWLGGQLVANVSLYERRLWLLGEQVQAFGVQSVAVRPEWRGKGLFRDLMRRALSYADARADLVILGTGTPDLYTPFGFRQILETTFSASLAPKPAKPAYRLLTLAEDRDVALLKDLFARRSPTSQVASACDHPALFMLMAVTAPEMELIHLSDLDAVVAVEGRQETSMTLLDIVAPSIPSLDAIVSALGYAGERIEVHLTPDRLSWTPERETRIDNGHMVRGVFSPEAHPFMLSGMQI
- a CDS encoding arylsulfatase, with product MINDVTKMQQNGIQADEAGHGLNRRKLLLTGTAIAAAMAVGNEASSQPAPSQPRPATPSGRPPNILVIWGDDIGWQNVSAYGMGTMGYTTPNIDRIGNDGIRFTDHYAQPSCTAGRAAFITGQYPIRSGMTTVGQPGSALGLQAASPCLAEVMKAAGYRTGQFGKNHLGDRNEHLPTVHGFDEFFGNLYHLNTQEESEQRDYQRFGRAFSGNIEDYEKRFGTRGVLHARASTRDDPTEDPRFGRVGKQTIEDTGPLTQERMKNFDEGEVIPKALAFMGAARQANEPFFVWLNTSRMHLYTRLNDKWRYAAETYTSEADFHGSGMLQHDHDIGLVLDWLDQQGLADNTVVWYSTDNGPEHSSWPYGGTTPFRGEKMTTYEGGVRVISMVRWPAALPKGKVLNGIQAHQDMFTTLAAAAGIADVNARMLQDKKQYIDGVNNLAYWKGDAADSQRNHIFHYYESKLTAVRMGPWKFHFSTKEDYYADVLPRTVPLVFNIRMDPFESFSSADAYGHLMQKVSWLIQPMGVLMQQHLKTLADYPPVQGGSSFDMSNVVEQFMSKAQQ
- a CDS encoding tartrate dehydrogenase; this translates as MSSEQKKRYRLAVIPGDGIGKETTPEGVRVLEAAAKKFGFELQLDHFDFSSYDYYAKHGRMLPEDWKQQIGSHEAIFFGAVGWPEKIPDHVSLWGSLLQFRREFDQYINLRPVRLMPGVPTPLANRKPGDIDFWVVRENTEGEYSSVGGKMFPGTDREVVIQETVMTRIGVDRVLRFAFDLAQKRPRKHLTSATKSNGISITMPYWDERVEEMARNYPDVTWDKYHIDILTAHFVLHPDWFDVVVASNLFGDILSDLGPACTGTIGIAPSGNINPDRTFPSLFEPVHGSAPDIAGQGIANPIGQIWSGAMMLEHLGETEAAAAIVRAIEEVLSERTLRTRDLGGNAATETLGKAVADAVS
- a CDS encoding mandelate racemase/muconate lactonizing enzyme family protein; the protein is MRIIDVREITQPIASPIRNAYIDFSKMTTSLVAVVTDVVRDGRRVVGYGFNSNGRYGQGGLIHERFRDRILEASPESLLDDSGSNLDPHRIWATMMKNEKPGGHGERSVAVGTLDMAIWDATAKIAGKPLFRLLAEREGREANPRVFVYAAGGYYYPGKDDSALRAEMRSYLDRGYNVVKMKIGGASIAEDQRRIEAVLTEIGSQARLAVDANGRFDLETAIAYAKMLRNYPLFWYEEAGDPLDYSLQAALSEFYPGPMATGENLFSHQDARNLLRYGGMRPDRDWLQFDCALAYGLVEYLRTLDVLAQFGWSPSRCIPHGGHQMSLNIAAGLGLGGNESYPDLFQPYGGFPDSVRVENGHIVMPDLPGIGFEGKSDLIKVMRELAE